The Desulfonatronum lacustre DSM 10312 region CAGGGCTCTGGCGGATTTTTTGGTCAGTGCGGATCGTCCGGTCCTGGATGGACGATTTGACGGGTTCTTCAAACACCCCGAAGGCAAGCGGCTGGACCTGACCCTGTGCGGGGTCGATGGGGAGATGAGCGTACGCTGCTTCGGACGGCTAGAGCGAGAGTACCATGTCCGGCCGGATCTGGACGGTCGCCGGCAATTGTTGCTGGTGGTCAGCGACGTCACCGATCAGGTCCGGGCCGAGGAGGCTTCCCGTGAGAGCAGGGCCTTCTTGAACATGCTCCTGCAAACCGTCCCCATTCCGGTGTTCTACAAGGATAAAAACGGCCGCTACCAGGGCGCGAACAGGGCGTTCGAAGAACTTTTCGGCCAGGATATGACCCGCCTGGAGGTTGTTTTGGGCGATAATCCGTCCAGGATGGACAAATCCGCTCAGGTCAATCCCGCTGAATTGCTTGCCGGGCCCGTGTCCCAGGTTTTCCAGTCCCAGATCGTGGACGTGTCGGGCGAGGTCCGGGACGTGGTTTTTCATCAGGCTTCCCTGACGGACAAGCATGGTCGGGTCAACGGGCTGGTCGGCGCTGTGCTGGACATCACGGACCTGAAGCGGGCCGAACAGACCCAGGCTCAAGCCAGAAAATCCGCCGAAACGGCCTATCTTGCCAGAACCGAGCTTCTGACCGCCATGCGCCACGGCCTGCATACGCCGCTTCATGGCATCATGGGCATGCTCCAGTATTTGCTGACCACAACACTGGACCGGGAACAGCGCGAATTCGTGGCCAAGTCCATCGCTTCCTGCGATGAGTTGGCCCGCTTGCTCAAGGACCTCCTGGACGTGGCCGCCATGGAGGCCGACCAGGTGGAACCGCGGGGCGTGGAGTTTCGCGTGGACGAACTCTGCGTCTCCCTGGCTGAAATGTATGCTGGTCTGGCACGGGAAAAAGGGCTGAATCTGGAGTGCTTCGTGGACCAGTCCATGCCTGCCCGGCTGGTGGGCGATGAGGCCCGTGTGCGCCAGATTTTGTCCAATCTGGTGAGCAATGCCCTGAAGTTCACCGAACAGGGCGGGGTCCGGGTGGACATGGCCAATCTCTCCCCAGGGGACCACGGAGCGGTGCTGGTGCATTTCTCCGTGAGCGACACCGGCATCGGTATTTCCGATGAACAGCAGTTGACCCTGTTCGCGCCCGTGGTCCGGGGCGACGCCCTGTATGTTCATGGGCGTCCGGGGCTGGGATTGACCATTGTGCGGCGACTGGTGAAGTTGATGGGGGGCGACGTCTCCATGGAAAGCACGTTTGGCCAGGGTACGACCATGAACGTCTCCATCCCCTTCAAATTGCCGCAAGACCTCGCCTCGACCGCCTTTCTGACTGACGCCGACCGCTGGAAAACCGGGAAAGGGTTGCGCATCCTTGTTTGCGAGGACAACGCCTACAACGCTTTGCCCTTGCGGATGTTTCTGGAGAAGGCCGGCCATGAGGTGACCCTTGTGGACAATGGCCAGGAAGCGCTTGAGAAACTTGACGCTCAGGGGTTCGACTGCATCCTGATGGATATTCAATTGCCGGTGATGGACGGACTGGAGGCGACCAAAAAGATCCGCGCGTCCACCAGCAACAGTGCAAAGAAAAGCATCCCGATCATCGCCATGACCGCCATCGACAAGCGCGGTGAGCGGGAGAAATGCCTGCAAGCCGGCATGAACGCGTATCTGGAGAAACCGGTGCGCATGGCCGACCTGCAGCGGGAACTGGAGAACATCAAACCCCGGGCGACCAGCCTTGGGGCCAAAAGAAGTGCAGGCTCGACTCACGAGGAAAGCGGCCCATGACTGATGCTGGAACGGGCTCCCCGCCCTCACTGTACGTGACCATCGGCACGTCGGCCGATGGTGACCTGGCAAACACGATCCGAACCGTCCTGGACGGGGATTAGATGCGCATCGTCCTTTTTGAGCCGGAAATCCCGCCGAACACCGGCAACATCGCCCGGCTTTGCGCGGCCACGCAAACCCCGCTGCACCTCGTCGAACCGTTGGGGTTCTCCATTGAGGACAAATATTTACGTCGGGCCGGGCTGGACTATTGGGAACACGTTCAGGTCCGGACGTGGCCGGACTGGGCCGCGTTTCTCCAGGGCAAAGGCCCGGGGCGGCTGGTGTTCACCAGTGCGCGGAGAGGCGAAGCGCACCACTGCTTCGCGTTTCAGCCGGACGACTATCTGGTCTTCGGCCCGGAAACCAGGGGGCTGCCCGATGAACTGCTGGCGGACGACGCTCTTTGCGTGCGGATTCCCATCTGGGGCCGGGTGCGCAGCCTGAATCTCTCCACCTGCGCAGGCATCGT contains the following coding sequences:
- a CDS encoding response regulator produces the protein MENSFEDRMKLLREQAEARLAETDRIDGDLTPDEIKTLLHGYQVYQIELELKNEALRATQTQLEMTRNRFAGLFNDAPMGYLVLDEHGVIDQANETFAAMVGRSPHQIRGRALADFLVSADRPVLDGRFDGFFKHPEGKRLDLTLCGVDGEMSVRCFGRLEREYHVRPDLDGRRQLLLVVSDVTDQVRAEEASRESRAFLNMLLQTVPIPVFYKDKNGRYQGANRAFEELFGQDMTRLEVVLGDNPSRMDKSAQVNPAELLAGPVSQVFQSQIVDVSGEVRDVVFHQASLTDKHGRVNGLVGAVLDITDLKRAEQTQAQARKSAETAYLARTELLTAMRHGLHTPLHGIMGMLQYLLTTTLDREQREFVAKSIASCDELARLLKDLLDVAAMEADQVEPRGVEFRVDELCVSLAEMYAGLAREKGLNLECFVDQSMPARLVGDEARVRQILSNLVSNALKFTEQGGVRVDMANLSPGDHGAVLVHFSVSDTGIGISDEQQLTLFAPVVRGDALYVHGRPGLGLTIVRRLVKLMGGDVSMESTFGQGTTMNVSIPFKLPQDLASTAFLTDADRWKTGKGLRILVCEDNAYNALPLRMFLEKAGHEVTLVDNGQEALEKLDAQGFDCILMDIQLPVMDGLEATKKIRASTSNSAKKSIPIIAMTAIDKRGEREKCLQAGMNAYLEKPVRMADLQRELENIKPRATSLGAKRSAGSTHEESGP
- a CDS encoding tRNA (cytidine(34)-2'-O)-methyltransferase: MRIVLFEPEIPPNTGNIARLCAATQTPLHLVEPLGFSIEDKYLRRAGLDYWEHVQVRTWPDWAAFLQGKGPGRLVFTSARRGEAHHCFAFQPDDYLVFGPETRGLPDELLADDALCVRIPIWGRVRSLNLSTCAGIVLYEALRQTGMLPEASDQ